The following proteins are encoded in a genomic region of Sphingopyxis sp. YF1:
- the gatB gene encoding Asp-tRNA(Asn)/Glu-tRNA(Gln) amidotransferase subunit GatB yields MSDYRIKGETGEWEVVIGLEVHAQVTSNAKLFSGAATAFGAEPNTQVSLVDAAMPGMLPVPNRECIRQAVRTGMAIEAEINKWSRFDRKNYFYADLPQGYQISQLYHPLVGEGSLTIEEDEKAGIPEAKRIGIERIHVEQDAGKLMHDQHPTMSYVDLNRSGVALMEIVSRPDMRSPAEAGAYVRKLRSILRYVGSCDGNMEEGSMRADVNVSVRKPGDEFGTRTETKNVNSVRFVMAVIEGEAKRQVELIESGGTVVQETRLYDPDRNETRSMRSKEDAHDYRYFPDPDLLPLELDDAFLAECRASLPELPDAKRARYLAAGISAYNADVLTAEVEAARWFDALLEAGAKPVAAANWVTSELFGALNRMGRDISDSPVSPGQAAELLGLVADGTISGTIAKTVFEKMLESGDAAGAIVEREGLKQTSDTDAIEAEIAKILTANADKVEQYKGGKEALFGFFVGQTMKAMQGKANPQVVNELLKKALG; encoded by the coding sequence ATGAGCGATTATCGCATCAAGGGCGAAACCGGCGAATGGGAGGTCGTGATCGGCCTCGAGGTCCATGCGCAGGTCACCTCCAACGCCAAGCTGTTCTCGGGCGCCGCGACGGCGTTCGGCGCCGAGCCCAATACGCAGGTGTCGCTGGTCGACGCCGCGATGCCGGGGATGCTGCCGGTGCCGAACCGCGAGTGCATCCGCCAGGCGGTGCGCACGGGCATGGCGATCGAGGCCGAGATCAACAAATGGTCGCGGTTCGACCGCAAGAATTATTTCTATGCCGATCTGCCGCAGGGGTACCAGATTTCGCAGCTTTATCATCCGCTTGTCGGCGAAGGTTCGCTGACGATCGAGGAAGATGAGAAGGCGGGGATTCCCGAAGCGAAGCGCATCGGGATCGAGCGCATCCATGTCGAGCAGGACGCCGGCAAGCTGATGCACGACCAGCATCCGACGATGTCCTACGTCGACCTCAACCGCAGCGGCGTCGCGCTGATGGAGATCGTCTCGCGCCCCGACATGCGCTCGCCCGCCGAGGCGGGGGCCTATGTGCGCAAGCTGCGCTCGATCCTGCGCTATGTCGGCTCGTGCGACGGCAATATGGAAGAGGGCTCGATGCGCGCCGACGTCAACGTCAGCGTCCGCAAGCCCGGCGACGAATTCGGCACGCGCACCGAGACGAAGAACGTCAATTCGGTGCGCTTCGTGATGGCGGTGATCGAGGGCGAGGCGAAGCGCCAGGTCGAACTGATCGAGAGCGGCGGCACGGTGGTGCAGGAAACGCGGCTCTACGATCCCGACCGCAACGAGACGCGCTCGATGCGGTCGAAGGAAGATGCGCATGATTACCGCTATTTCCCCGATCCCGACCTGTTGCCGCTCGAACTCGACGATGCGTTTCTGGCGGAATGCCGCGCGAGCCTGCCCGAACTGCCCGACGCCAAGCGCGCGCGCTATCTGGCGGCGGGGATTTCGGCGTACAATGCCGACGTGCTGACCGCCGAGGTCGAGGCGGCGCGCTGGTTCGACGCGCTGCTCGAAGCGGGCGCGAAGCCCGTCGCGGCGGCGAACTGGGTGACGAGCGAGCTGTTCGGCGCGCTCAACCGCATGGGTCGCGATATTTCCGACTCGCCGGTCTCGCCCGGGCAGGCCGCTGAATTGCTCGGCCTTGTCGCCGATGGCACGATTTCGGGGACGATCGCGAAGACGGTGTTCGAGAAGATGCTCGAAAGCGGCGACGCCGCGGGCGCGATCGTCGAGCGCGAGGGGCTGAAGCAGACGAGCGACACCGACGCGATCGAGGCCGAGATCGCCAAGATCCTGACCGCCAACGCCGACAAGGTCGAGCAGTACAAGGGCGGCAAGGAAGCGCTGTTCGGCTTCTTCGTCGGGCAGACGATGAAGGCGATGCAGGGCAAGGCGAACCCGCAGGTCGTCAACGAACTGCTGAAGAAGGCGCTCGGCTGA
- the gatA gene encoding Asp-tRNA(Asn)/Glu-tRNA(Gln) amidotransferase subunit GatA, whose translation MTDLTNLTVAQIRDGHRAGDFSAVEVAEAFNANVAGAKALNAFIVETPEHALAAAKQADADRAAGSLKPLSGVPIGMKDLFATNGVQTTAASHMLEGFVPRYESTVSQKLWDAGCGMLGKLNLDQFAMGSSNETSYFGNVISPWRRNDGGNAALAPGGSSGGSSSAIAARLCPAATGTDTGGSIRQPAAFVGISGIKPTYGRCSRWGIVAFASSLDQAGPMARDVRDCAIMLENMAGFDPKDATSLNMAVPNWEAALSSDLKGKKVGIPKEYRLEGIDPDIDAMWDAGIAMLKDAGAEVVEISLPHTKYALPAYYIIAPAEASSNLARYDGVRYGLRDLPQGAGLQDMYAATRADGFGPEVKRRIMIGTYVLSAGFYDAYYTQAQKVRTLIARDFEQAFGVCDVILAPTAPSAAFGLGEKMADPLAMYLNDVFAVPASLAGLPAMSVPAALNREGLPLGLQIIGKAFDEQGVLNAGLAIEERAGFNARAEKWW comes from the coding sequence GTGACTGATCTTACGAATCTTACCGTCGCGCAGATCCGCGACGGGCACCGCGCGGGTGATTTCAGCGCCGTCGAGGTCGCCGAGGCGTTCAACGCCAATGTCGCGGGCGCCAAGGCGCTCAACGCGTTTATCGTCGAAACCCCCGAGCATGCGCTGGCCGCCGCGAAGCAGGCCGATGCCGACCGCGCCGCGGGCAGCCTCAAGCCGCTGTCGGGCGTGCCGATCGGGATGAAGGATCTGTTCGCGACGAACGGCGTCCAGACCACCGCGGCGAGCCATATGCTCGAGGGTTTCGTGCCGCGCTACGAGTCCACCGTGTCGCAGAAATTGTGGGACGCGGGTTGTGGCATGCTCGGCAAGCTCAACCTCGACCAGTTCGCGATGGGATCGTCGAACGAGACGAGCTATTTCGGCAATGTGATCTCGCCCTGGCGGCGCAACGACGGCGGCAACGCCGCGCTCGCGCCGGGCGGCTCGTCGGGCGGTTCGTCGTCGGCGATCGCGGCGCGGCTGTGCCCCGCGGCGACGGGCACCGACACCGGCGGCTCGATCCGCCAGCCCGCGGCCTTCGTCGGTATTTCGGGCATCAAGCCGACCTATGGCCGCTGCTCGCGCTGGGGCATCGTCGCCTTCGCAAGCTCGCTCGACCAAGCGGGGCCGATGGCGCGCGACGTGCGCGACTGCGCGATCATGCTCGAGAATATGGCGGGCTTCGATCCCAAGGACGCAACGAGCCTGAACATGGCTGTGCCAAATTGGGAAGCGGCTTTATCGAGTGATCTCAAGGGCAAGAAGGTCGGTATTCCCAAGGAATATCGCCTCGAAGGCATCGATCCCGACATCGACGCGATGTGGGATGCGGGCATCGCGATGCTGAAGGATGCGGGGGCCGAGGTCGTCGAGATCAGCCTGCCGCACACCAAATATGCGCTGCCGGCCTATTATATCATCGCGCCCGCCGAGGCGTCGTCGAACCTCGCGCGCTACGACGGCGTGCGCTACGGGCTGCGCGACCTGCCGCAGGGCGCGGGGTTGCAGGACATGTATGCCGCGACGCGTGCCGACGGCTTCGGGCCCGAGGTCAAGCGCCGCATCATGATCGGCACCTATGTGCTGTCGGCGGGCTTCTATGACGCCTATTACACGCAGGCGCAGAAGGTGCGGACGCTGATCGCGCGCGATTTCGAACAGGCGTTCGGGGTGTGCGACGTGATCCTCGCGCCGACCGCGCCGTCGGCAGCGTTCGGGCTGGGCGAAAAGATGGCCGATCCGCTGGCGATGTATCTGAACGATGTGTTCGCGGTGCCCGCGAGCCTTGCGGGGCTGCCCGCGATGTCGGTTCCCGCCGCGCTGAACCGCGAAGGGCTGCCGCTCGGGCTGCAGATCATCGGCAAGGCGTTCGACGAGCAGGGCGTGCTCAACGCCGGGCTGGCAATTGAAGAGCGGGCGGGCTTCAACGCCCGCGCCGAAAAGTGGTGGTAA
- the gatC gene encoding Asp-tRNA(Asn)/Glu-tRNA(Gln) amidotransferase subunit GatC has protein sequence MAIDQATVRKIASLARIAISDAEAAAMEGELNGILGWVEQLGEVDVTGVEPMTAVIPNSLRLRDDVVDADPLTGGNRRDDILANAPAPQHGFFGVPKVIE, from the coding sequence ATGGCAATCGATCAGGCAACGGTCAGGAAAATAGCGTCGCTGGCGCGCATCGCGATCAGCGATGCCGAAGCCGCCGCGATGGAAGGCGAACTCAACGGCATCTTGGGCTGGGTCGAGCAACTCGGCGAGGTCGATGTGACCGGGGTCGAGCCGATGACCGCGGTGATCCCGAACAGTCTGCGGCTGCGCGACGATGTCGTCGACGCCGACCCGCTGACCGGCGGCAACCGCCGCGACGATATTCTCGCCAACGCGCCCGCGCCGCAGCACGGGTTCTTTGGTGTTCCCAAGGTGATCGAATAG
- a CDS encoding DUF4153 domain-containing protein yields MTETHASGPAPDSPHLSHRLDASDAPWPQRPWIMATLCALGGLLFHMFVDRKYVAEPAPLLDAAAAFVAVATLVFVLGVERRRWHWAAGFALAWGAVMALIVWNGAGYNVQASPFDWPFWSGILAVLVATPLFQTRRDVAADWRFWKLWQMPYDRLHSHAWTDAVLGAAGLAFTGVTFLLVLLIGEMFNVIGITLIRDLFNGEWFGWMLAGAAFGGAVGLLRERDRLVSTLQRLVMIVLAVLAPVLAVALLLFLLSLLGTGLQKLWDSGFSTAALMLAAAAFAVLLLNAAIGNGREERSPNRLLQGAAAALAVAVLPLAGIAFYAMHLRVIQYGWTPERIWGVIAAIIALAYGVAGLWAVVKGRRDFDDLLRPLQQRLAIGLVLLALFLALPIVDFGAISTRDQVARLQSGAVKAEKFDWAAMAFDFGPSGRKALGELAKAADKTKAGFARWALKSRDRWALDHDGADMTARDAAFGARRIEEKVRVFPATRPLSAELYALLDERSFCRTAPCIAQWVGDSHVAVVSHTGMVSHFAIDPKTKVWSDYYEGRDPAEQKQRELTVDDVEKGGVEVRRVTRRQMFVNGKPVGDDFE; encoded by the coding sequence ATGACCGAGACCCATGCAAGCGGGCCCGCGCCCGATTCGCCGCATCTGTCGCACCGGCTGGACGCGAGCGACGCGCCGTGGCCGCAGCGGCCGTGGATCATGGCGACGCTGTGTGCGCTTGGCGGGCTGTTGTTCCACATGTTCGTCGACCGCAAATATGTCGCCGAACCGGCCCCGTTGCTCGACGCGGCGGCGGCGTTCGTCGCGGTCGCGACGCTGGTCTTCGTGCTGGGGGTCGAGCGGCGGCGCTGGCACTGGGCGGCGGGGTTCGCGCTCGCATGGGGCGCGGTGATGGCGCTGATCGTGTGGAATGGCGCGGGCTATAACGTCCAGGCGTCGCCGTTTGACTGGCCGTTCTGGTCAGGAATCCTCGCGGTGCTGGTCGCGACGCCCTTGTTCCAGACGCGGCGCGACGTCGCCGCCGACTGGCGGTTCTGGAAATTGTGGCAGATGCCGTACGACCGGCTGCACAGCCACGCGTGGACCGACGCGGTGCTGGGTGCGGCGGGGCTGGCCTTTACCGGCGTGACCTTCCTGCTCGTGCTGCTGATCGGCGAGATGTTCAACGTGATCGGCATCACGCTGATCCGCGACCTGTTCAACGGCGAATGGTTCGGCTGGATGCTCGCGGGCGCGGCGTTCGGCGGCGCGGTCGGGCTGCTGCGCGAGCGCGACCGACTGGTTTCGACCCTGCAGCGGCTGGTGATGATCGTGCTCGCGGTGCTGGCGCCGGTGCTGGCGGTGGCGCTGCTGCTCTTCCTGCTCTCGCTGCTCGGAACGGGCCTTCAGAAATTGTGGGATTCGGGCTTTTCGACCGCGGCGCTGATGTTGGCGGCCGCGGCCTTTGCGGTGCTGCTGCTCAACGCGGCGATCGGCAACGGGCGCGAGGAGCGGTCGCCGAACCGCCTGTTGCAGGGCGCCGCCGCGGCGCTGGCGGTCGCGGTGCTGCCGCTCGCGGGGATCGCCTTTTACGCGATGCATTTGCGCGTGATCCAGTACGGCTGGACCCCCGAACGCATCTGGGGCGTGATCGCGGCGATCATCGCGCTCGCCTATGGCGTCGCGGGGCTGTGGGCGGTCGTGAAGGGGCGGCGCGATTTCGACGACCTGTTGCGGCCCTTGCAGCAGCGGCTGGCGATCGGGCTGGTGTTGCTGGCGCTCTTTCTGGCGCTGCCGATCGTCGATTTCGGTGCGATCTCGACGCGCGATCAGGTTGCGCGGCTGCAATCCGGTGCCGTCAAGGCGGAGAAATTCGACTGGGCGGCGATGGCGTTCGATTTCGGCCCGAGCGGGCGCAAGGCGCTGGGCGAACTGGCGAAGGCGGCCGACAAGACGAAAGCGGGCTTCGCGAGATGGGCACTGAAAAGCCGGGACCGTTGGGCGCTCGATCACGACGGCGCGGATATGACGGCGCGCGACGCCGCTTTCGGTGCGCGCCGGATCGAGGAGAAAGTCCGTGTATTCCCGGCGACCCGGCCGCTGTCCGCCGAACTTTATGCGCTGCTGGACGAGCGGAGCTTTTGCCGCACGGCGCCCTGCATCGCGCAATGGGTCGGCGACAGCCACGTCGCGGTAGTCTCGCATACCGGCATGGTGTCGCACTTCGCCATCGATCCCAAGACGAAGGTCTGGAGCGACTATTATGAGGGAAGGGACCCGGCTGAACAGAAACAGCGCGAGCTGACCGTCGACGACGTCGAAAAGGGCGGGGTCGAAGTGCGCAGGGTGACGCGCCGGCAGATGTTCGTCAACGGCAAGCCGGTGGGCGACGATTTCGAATGA
- a CDS encoding DUF3089 domain-containing protein: MARKFLYLIAAVIFILLGIGIAYQLAPGWFARTALVPSTQFVEQSAAAPNAYDDPNMWFARPGLENDPSGWRPPEPGGDGRAPDSAKAATDKLIPPAKAATAAPATDAPVPKGDAAIFFVHPTSYYSRSSWNAPLDDRDANHRATLFMQGMASAFGDAGEVWAPRYRQATLGAFLAEDRVTAGKAIDAAYRDVEQAFDAFLEGIPANKPIILAGHSQGALHLTTLLKNRIAGTPLAKRIVAAYIIGWPVSVDTDIARLGLPACQTPEQKGCILSWASFAEPADPSMVLDAYDGTVGFDGRPRRDTRMLCTNPLTGIPDTAAKAQANLGTLKPVDGFKGGTLVAGKIGAHCDDARGLLMIGNADIAKDYAPSYVLPGNNYHVFDITLFWENVRADVLRRLATYEGKPSPVPPLAPPEPVEATKTAAKAKA; this comes from the coding sequence ATGGCCCGCAAATTTCTCTACCTCATCGCCGCCGTCATCTTCATCCTGCTCGGCATCGGCATCGCCTATCAGCTCGCGCCGGGCTGGTTCGCGCGCACCGCGCTCGTCCCCAGCACCCAGTTCGTCGAACAGAGCGCCGCGGCGCCCAACGCCTATGACGATCCGAACATGTGGTTCGCGCGCCCCGGGCTCGAAAACGACCCGTCGGGCTGGCGCCCGCCCGAGCCGGGTGGCGATGGCCGCGCGCCCGACAGCGCCAAAGCCGCGACCGACAAGCTGATCCCGCCCGCAAAGGCGGCAACCGCCGCGCCGGCGACCGACGCACCGGTGCCAAAGGGCGACGCCGCGATCTTCTTCGTCCACCCGACGAGCTATTACAGCCGCTCGAGCTGGAACGCCCCGCTCGACGACCGCGACGCCAACCACCGCGCGACGCTGTTCATGCAGGGCATGGCGAGTGCGTTCGGCGATGCGGGCGAGGTGTGGGCGCCGCGCTACCGGCAGGCGACATTGGGCGCCTTTCTTGCCGAGGACCGCGTCACCGCGGGCAAGGCGATCGACGCCGCCTATCGCGACGTCGAACAGGCCTTCGACGCCTTCCTCGAGGGCATTCCGGCGAACAAGCCGATCATCCTCGCGGGGCACAGCCAGGGCGCGCTCCACCTCACCACCTTGCTCAAGAACCGCATCGCGGGCACTCCGCTCGCGAAACGCATCGTCGCGGCGTACATCATCGGCTGGCCGGTCAGCGTCGACACCGACATCGCCCGACTCGGCCTCCCCGCCTGCCAGACCCCCGAGCAAAAGGGCTGCATCCTCAGCTGGGCGAGCTTCGCCGAACCCGCCGATCCGTCGATGGTGCTGGACGCCTATGACGGCACCGTCGGTTTCGACGGCCGCCCGCGCCGCGACACGCGCATGCTGTGCACCAATCCGCTGACCGGCATCCCCGACACCGCGGCGAAGGCTCAGGCCAATCTCGGCACGCTCAAGCCCGTTGACGGCTTCAAGGGCGGCACGCTGGTCGCCGGCAAGATCGGCGCGCACTGCGACGACGCGCGCGGCCTGCTGATGATCGGCAACGCCGACATCGCCAAGGATTATGCCCCGAGCTATGTCCTGCCGGGCAATAATTACCACGTCTTCGACATCACCCTCTTCTGGGAGAATGTCCGCGCCGACGTGCTGCGCCGGCTCGCGACCTACGAAGGCAAACCCTCGCCCGTCCCACCGCTCGCGCCGCCCGAGCCGGTGGAAGCGACCAAGACCGCTGCAAAAGCGAAAGCTTGA
- the ruvX gene encoding Holliday junction resolvase RuvX: protein MITTAAPEFAAALPDGGRLMGLDVGTKTIGVAFCDVNWSFATPDKTLIRKKFSVDLEALKALIAQHGIIGLVVGLPLNMDGTDSPRTQSTRAFARNLAPLGLPLLLWDERWSTAAVERAMIAADVSRAKRAERVDSAAAAFILQGAIDAMTR from the coding sequence ATGATCACCACCGCCGCCCCCGAATTCGCCGCCGCGCTGCCCGACGGCGGACGCCTGATGGGCCTCGACGTCGGCACCAAGACCATCGGCGTCGCCTTCTGCGATGTGAACTGGAGCTTCGCGACCCCCGACAAGACGCTCATCCGCAAGAAATTCTCGGTCGACCTCGAAGCCCTCAAAGCGCTCATCGCGCAGCATGGCATCATCGGCCTCGTTGTCGGCCTGCCGCTCAACATGGACGGCACCGACAGCCCGCGCACCCAGTCGACGCGCGCCTTCGCGCGCAACCTCGCGCCACTCGGGCTGCCGCTGCTGCTCTGGGACGAACGCTGGTCGACCGCCGCAGTCGAGCGCGCGATGATCGCCGCCGACGTCAGCCGCGCGAAACGCGCGGAACGCGTCGACAGCGCCGCCGCCGCCTTCATCCTCCAGGGCGCGATTGACGCCATGACGCGCTGA
- a CDS encoding DUF1294 domain-containing protein: protein MTDYILYWLAAANGIGFGLMVVDKRRAEAGARRIPESTLLRWAFLGGALGTAAAARLVRHKTRKQPFAMWMLVWLILWTLLLAFWALGLVDRLILPVA, encoded by the coding sequence TTGACCGACTATATCCTCTACTGGCTCGCCGCCGCCAACGGCATCGGTTTCGGCCTGATGGTCGTCGACAAGCGCCGCGCCGAAGCCGGCGCGCGGCGCATCCCCGAATCGACGCTGCTCCGCTGGGCCTTTCTCGGCGGCGCGCTCGGCACCGCCGCCGCCGCGCGCCTCGTCCGCCACAAGACGCGCAAACAGCCCTTCGCGATGTGGATGCTGGTCTGGCTCATATTGTGGACCTTGCTGCTGGCGTTCTGGGCGCTCGGCCTTGTCGACCGACTGATCCTCCCTGTCGCGTAG
- a CDS encoding aspartate carbamoyltransferase catalytic subunit, translating to MTASTIRPASDYPPGGDAFRHRHLTGIAQLTPWEISYVLDAAEEWVEMNRSGAAKHDDRLAGLTIINAFFENSTRTLLSFEIAGKRLGADVVNMHAAQSSVKKGETLIDTAMTLNAMRADAMVIRHASSGAVQLIADKVDCPVLNAGDGRHEHPTQALLDALTIRRRLGRVEGLTIAICGDVLHSRVARSNILALTLLGNEVRVVAPRTLTPPAMERLHVTTFTDMDEGIAGADVVMMLRLQNERMDGAYLPSAREYHALYGLTPKRLEKAKPDAIVMHPGPMNRGVEIDSSVADDPARSTITEQVEMGVAVRMACLDILTRRKRGVAGWN from the coding sequence ATGACAGCCTCAACCATCCGACCCGCCAGCGACTATCCGCCCGGCGGCGATGCCTTTCGGCACCGCCACCTCACCGGCATCGCCCAGCTCACTCCGTGGGAGATCAGCTACGTTCTCGACGCCGCCGAAGAGTGGGTCGAAATGAACCGCAGCGGTGCCGCCAAGCATGACGACCGGCTCGCGGGGCTGACGATCATCAACGCCTTTTTCGAAAATTCGACGCGCACCCTGCTGTCGTTCGAAATCGCCGGAAAACGCCTCGGCGCCGACGTCGTCAACATGCACGCGGCGCAGTCGAGCGTGAAGAAGGGCGAAACGCTCATCGACACCGCGATGACGCTGAACGCGATGCGCGCCGACGCGATGGTGATCCGCCATGCCTCGTCGGGCGCGGTGCAACTGATCGCCGACAAGGTCGACTGCCCCGTGCTCAACGCCGGCGACGGCCGCCACGAACATCCGACGCAGGCGCTGCTCGACGCGCTCACCATCCGCCGCCGCCTCGGGCGCGTCGAGGGGCTGACGATCGCGATCTGCGGCGACGTCCTCCACAGCCGCGTCGCGCGCTCGAACATTCTCGCGCTCACCCTGCTCGGCAACGAGGTGCGCGTCGTCGCGCCGCGGACGCTCACCCCGCCCGCGATGGAGCGCCTGCATGTCACGACCTTCACCGACATGGACGAAGGCATCGCCGGCGCCGACGTCGTGATGATGCTCCGCCTCCAGAACGAGCGCATGGACGGCGCCTATCTCCCCAGCGCGCGCGAATATCACGCGCTCTACGGCCTCACCCCCAAACGCCTCGAAAAGGCGAAGCCCGACGCGATCGTGATGCACCCCGGCCCGATGAACCGCGGGGTCGAGATCGACAGCAGCGTCGCCGACGACCCGGCGCGCTCGACGATCACCGAACAGGTCGAAATGGGGGTCGCGGTGCGCATGGCGTGCCTCGACATATTGACGCGCCGCAAGCGGGGAGTCGCGGGATGGAACTGA
- a CDS encoding dihydroorotase, producing the protein MELTPLLIANARLLGGDSVSLLVEDGRIAALNPSDTPIGTETVDAHGQWLAPGIIDLGVFATDKPAFHFGGITRAALMPDSGPLDGAGLVERAAKGGKPDLWVHPIAAATKGLAGKELAEIGLMKQAGARAVATGRARIADSGVMRRVLAYAASLGLTVIAHAEDEGLTAGAVATDGEMATRLGLASAPAIAEAMAIARDLILVQETGAPLHFRQVTTGYGFDLIREAKAKGLPVTCGITPAHLFLSDTAIGDFRTFARLSPPLRSEDDRRACLAAIADGTIDVLASGHDPRGPEDKRLPFAEALPGMAGAETLLAMGLQLVRDGHVSPARLFDLLAANPATLLGLDAGRLEPGMEADLILIDEGTPWQVDAKKMAAWAGNTPFDGMPVQGRATMLWKGGIRIR; encoded by the coding sequence ATGGAACTGACCCCGCTCCTGATCGCCAACGCGCGCCTGCTCGGCGGCGATAGCGTCAGCCTGCTCGTCGAGGATGGCCGCATCGCCGCGCTCAACCCGTCGGACACGCCGATCGGTACCGAAACCGTCGACGCGCACGGCCAGTGGCTCGCCCCCGGGATCATCGACCTCGGCGTCTTCGCGACCGACAAGCCCGCCTTTCATTTCGGCGGTATCACGCGCGCCGCGCTGATGCCCGACAGCGGCCCGCTCGACGGCGCCGGGCTCGTCGAGCGCGCCGCCAAGGGCGGCAAGCCCGACCTCTGGGTCCATCCGATTGCCGCCGCGACCAAGGGCCTCGCGGGCAAGGAACTCGCCGAGATCGGGTTGATGAAACAGGCCGGCGCGCGCGCCGTCGCCACCGGCCGTGCACGCATTGCCGACAGCGGCGTAATGCGCCGCGTGCTCGCCTACGCCGCCTCGCTCGGCCTCACCGTCATCGCGCATGCCGAGGACGAAGGGCTGACCGCGGGCGCGGTCGCGACCGACGGCGAGATGGCGACGCGCCTCGGCCTCGCCTCGGCCCCCGCGATCGCCGAGGCAATGGCGATCGCGCGCGACCTGATCCTCGTCCAGGAAACCGGCGCACCGCTGCATTTTCGTCAGGTCACGACCGGATATGGCTTCGACCTGATCCGCGAAGCCAAGGCAAAGGGCCTCCCCGTCACCTGCGGCATCACCCCCGCGCATCTCTTCCTCTCGGACACCGCGATCGGCGATTTCCGCACCTTCGCGCGCCTGTCGCCGCCGCTGCGCAGCGAGGACGACCGCCGCGCCTGCCTTGCCGCGATCGCCGATGGCACGATCGACGTGCTCGCCTCGGGCCACGACCCGCGCGGGCCCGAAGACAAGCGCCTACCCTTCGCCGAAGCTTTGCCGGGCATGGCGGGCGCCGAGACTTTGCTCGCGATGGGGCTCCAGCTCGTCCGCGACGGCCATGTCTCGCCCGCGCGGCTCTTCGACCTGCTCGCCGCCAACCCCGCGACGCTGCTCGGCCTCGATGCCGGCCGCCTCGAACCCGGCATGGAAGCCGACCTCATCCTGATCGACGAGGGCACCCCGTGGCAGGTCGATGCCAAGAAGATGGCGGCGTGGGCGGGCAACACCCCGTTCGACGGCATGCCGGTGCAGGGCCGCGCAACGATGCTCTGGAAGGGCGGCATCCGCATCCGCTAG
- the serB gene encoding phosphoserine phosphatase SerB, giving the protein MFVATLIAAGKLTDEVVREAIDRLDATGHDVGAPHWLDEHDAADIMFQGSLVSARAELAKMDHGALDVVVQPLGDRAKKLIIADMDSTMITVECIDELADYAGIKPQIAAITERAMRGELDFRAALFERVGLLAGLAESVLAECRMERVKLTRGARTLVQTMKAHGAHAVLISGGFTAFAGPVGEAVGFDKVVANHLEIAGGQLSGRVLEPVVDSAAKLDTLRAEAAAHGLPLAETLAVGDGANDIPMITAAGLGIGYHPHPACAEAADAAIRHHDLTALLWAQGYPRRSWVMG; this is encoded by the coding sequence ATGTTCGTCGCGACGCTGATAGCAGCCGGAAAGCTGACCGACGAGGTGGTTCGCGAAGCGATCGACCGGCTCGACGCGACGGGGCACGACGTCGGCGCGCCGCACTGGCTCGACGAGCATGACGCCGCCGACATCATGTTCCAGGGTAGCCTGGTCAGCGCGCGCGCCGAACTGGCGAAGATGGATCATGGCGCGCTCGACGTCGTCGTCCAGCCGCTGGGCGACCGCGCCAAGAAGCTGATCATCGCCGACATGGATTCGACGATGATCACCGTCGAATGCATCGATGAACTGGCCGATTATGCCGGGATCAAGCCGCAGATCGCGGCGATCACCGAGCGCGCGATGCGCGGCGAACTCGATTTCCGCGCCGCGCTGTTCGAGCGCGTCGGGCTGCTCGCGGGGCTCGCCGAAAGCGTGCTAGCCGAATGCCGGATGGAGCGGGTGAAGCTGACGCGCGGGGCGCGCACGCTGGTGCAGACGATGAAGGCGCACGGCGCGCATGCGGTGCTGATTTCGGGCGGCTTCACCGCCTTTGCGGGGCCGGTGGGCGAGGCGGTCGGTTTCGACAAGGTCGTCGCCAACCATCTGGAGATTGCGGGCGGCCAGTTGTCGGGGCGCGTGCTCGAACCGGTCGTCGACAGCGCCGCGAAGCTCGACACGCTGCGCGCCGAGGCCGCCGCGCACGGGCTGCCGCTGGCCGAGACGCTGGCGGTCGGCGACGGCGCGAACGACATTCCGATGATCACCGCCGCGGGGCTGGGGATCGGTTACCACCCGCACCCGGCGTGCGCCGAGGCGGCCGACGCCGCGATCCGGCACCACGACCTGACCGCGCTGCTGTGGGCGCAGGGCTATCCGCGGCGGTCGTGGGTGATGGGCTAG